One region of Glutamicibacter sp. B1 genomic DNA includes:
- a CDS encoding Lrp/AsnC family transcriptional regulator: MTLPSPSAQAIDEISKEIIEQLQEDGRRSYAAIGKAVGLSEAAVRQRVQKLVESRVMQIVAVTNPLELGFTRQAMIGIVADDDISGTADRIAELPEVDYCVVTTGSSDILAEVICSNDQDLLRVIETIRGIHGVHSTNTFTYLSLKKQEYNWGTR; this comes from the coding sequence ATGACGTTACCCTCGCCTTCAGCGCAGGCCATCGACGAAATTTCCAAGGAGATCATCGAGCAGCTGCAGGAAGACGGGCGCCGATCCTATGCTGCGATCGGTAAAGCCGTCGGCCTGAGCGAGGCCGCTGTACGACAGCGCGTACAGAAGCTGGTCGAGAGTCGCGTGATGCAAATTGTCGCAGTCACCAATCCCTTGGAGCTGGGGTTTACCCGCCAGGCCATGATCGGAATCGTCGCCGACGATGACATCAGTGGCACCGCTGATCGCATTGCCGAGTTGCCCGAAGTCGATTACTGCGTCGTCACCACCGGAAGTTCCGACATCCTTGCCGAGGTCATCTGTTCCAACGACCAAGACCTGCTGCGAGTGATCGAAACCATCCGCGGGATCCACGGAGTGCACAGCACCAACACCTTCACCTACCTTTCACTGAAAAAACAGGAATACAACTGGGGAACACGATGA
- a CDS encoding ABC transporter substrate-binding protein has protein sequence MSHSQRLPQDPQIRALVKAMGQRSFSRRSVLSTAGALGLTGLLAACGTGGSSGTKTEVAVTDISETDPTVNWANWTLYLDYDDKKKTYPTLDAFTKETGIKVNYAEDIDGNDSYYGKIQGQLKSGQDIGQDIITLTDWMAGRLIRQGYTQELNLDNIPNSANLLPSLQNVDFDPGRKHSLTWQTGYAGIAWNKKAYPKGLKSVEDLWDPALKGRVTVLDEMRDTMGLLMLQNGVDLTGSWGESEFGTAIDTLRQNIENGQIRQVKGNSYKQDFISGDAIAGIVWSGDMVQMNFENDDQWEFVIPEAGGTLWSDNLMVPVASPRKTNAEKLMDFYYDPAVAAEVAAYVNYICPVVGAKEEMEKIDPDLVSNPLIFPTDEDLAHAHVFRSLDADEESTLSSQFQDAIGA, from the coding sequence ATGTCGCACTCGCAACGACTACCGCAAGATCCACAAATTCGCGCACTGGTGAAAGCCATGGGGCAGCGCAGCTTCTCCCGCCGATCCGTGCTGTCCACTGCCGGGGCACTTGGTCTGACCGGATTGCTCGCAGCCTGCGGTACCGGCGGAAGCAGCGGCACCAAAACCGAAGTGGCAGTCACCGATATTTCCGAGACCGATCCCACCGTGAACTGGGCCAACTGGACCCTGTACCTGGACTACGACGACAAAAAGAAGACCTACCCAACCCTGGATGCCTTCACCAAAGAAACCGGAATCAAGGTCAACTACGCGGAAGACATCGACGGCAACGACTCCTACTACGGCAAGATCCAGGGCCAACTGAAATCCGGCCAAGACATCGGCCAGGACATCATTACGCTCACCGACTGGATGGCTGGACGCCTGATCCGTCAGGGCTACACCCAGGAACTGAACCTAGATAACATCCCGAACTCGGCCAACCTCCTGCCCAGCTTGCAGAATGTCGACTTCGATCCAGGACGCAAGCACTCGCTAACCTGGCAGACCGGTTATGCCGGCATCGCCTGGAACAAGAAGGCCTATCCGAAGGGCCTGAAGAGCGTGGAAGACCTGTGGGACCCGGCGTTGAAGGGCCGCGTGACGGTCCTGGATGAAATGCGTGACACCATGGGTCTGCTGATGCTGCAAAATGGTGTGGATCTGACCGGTTCCTGGGGCGAATCGGAATTCGGCACCGCCATCGATACCCTGCGCCAAAATATCGAGAACGGGCAGATCCGTCAGGTCAAGGGCAACTCCTATAAGCAGGACTTCATTTCCGGGGACGCGATCGCGGGCATCGTCTGGTCCGGAGACATGGTCCAGATGAACTTTGAGAACGACGATCAATGGGAGTTCGTGATCCCCGAGGCCGGCGGCACCCTCTGGAGCGACAACCTCATGGTGCCTGTGGCCTCCCCACGGAAAACCAACGCCGAGAAGCTGATGGATTTCTACTACGACCCCGCGGTGGCTGCCGAAGTCGCCGCCTACGTGAATTACATTTGCCCGGTGGTCGGCGCCAAGGAAGAAATGGAAAAGATCGATCCGGACTTGGTGAGCAACCCGCTGATCTTCCCGACCGATGAGGATCTGGCTCATGCGCACGTCTTCCGCTCACTGGATGCGGATGAAGAATCCACGCTCAGCTCACAGTTCCAAGACGCGATCGGCGCCTAG
- a CDS encoding aspartate aminotransferase family protein — translation MNTPRGTDRQQAARDHLWMHMARHSGISNGAPVPIISRGEGHKIYDDAGREYFDGLAGLFVVNAGHGRAELAEAMAKQAEKLAFMPLWSYAHEPAIDLAERLAGYAPGDLNRVFFTTGGGEAVESAFKLAKQHFKMKGKPGKTKVISRALAYHGTPQGALAITSLPDMKTPFEPLVPGTFRVPNTNFYRAPEMFADNEKDFGLWAAERIREAIEFEGPDSVAAVFLEPVQNSGGCFPPPPGYFDRVREICDEYDVLLVSDETICAFGRIGSMFACNDFGYVPDIITSAKALTSGYVPLGVMVVSDKLFEPFTKGDTTFYHGYTFGGHPVAAAVAMANLDIFEREGLNANVKNNADNFKATLSKLTDLDIVGDVRGAGYFYGIELVKDKATKQTFNDDESERLLRGYLTPALWEAGLYCRADDRGDPVIQLAPPITIGQPEFDQIESILRSVLSEAANKI, via the coding sequence ATGAACACACCACGTGGCACCGATCGTCAGCAAGCAGCTCGCGATCACCTCTGGATGCATATGGCCCGACATTCCGGAATCTCAAACGGGGCGCCGGTCCCGATTATTTCGCGCGGCGAAGGGCACAAGATTTACGACGACGCCGGACGCGAGTACTTCGACGGACTGGCCGGACTTTTTGTGGTCAATGCCGGGCACGGACGGGCCGAGCTGGCCGAAGCCATGGCAAAACAGGCCGAAAAATTGGCCTTCATGCCATTGTGGTCCTACGCCCATGAACCAGCCATTGACCTGGCTGAACGCCTCGCTGGCTATGCGCCGGGCGATCTGAACCGCGTCTTTTTCACCACCGGCGGCGGTGAAGCGGTGGAGTCGGCCTTCAAACTGGCTAAACAGCATTTCAAAATGAAGGGCAAGCCGGGTAAGACCAAGGTCATCTCTCGTGCTTTGGCCTACCACGGCACCCCACAGGGCGCGTTGGCCATCACTTCCCTGCCGGATATGAAAACTCCATTTGAGCCGCTGGTGCCTGGCACTTTCCGAGTGCCGAACACCAATTTTTACCGGGCGCCTGAGATGTTTGCCGACAATGAGAAGGACTTCGGGTTGTGGGCCGCAGAGCGCATCCGAGAAGCCATCGAATTTGAAGGCCCGGACTCCGTGGCCGCGGTCTTCCTGGAACCCGTGCAGAATTCCGGTGGGTGCTTCCCGCCGCCTCCGGGATATTTTGATCGGGTGCGCGAAATCTGCGACGAGTACGACGTACTGCTCGTTTCTGACGAGACCATCTGCGCTTTCGGGCGCATTGGATCGATGTTCGCGTGCAATGACTTTGGGTATGTTCCCGACATCATCACCTCCGCCAAGGCGTTGACCAGTGGTTACGTGCCGCTGGGCGTGATGGTCGTTTCCGACAAGCTTTTTGAACCCTTCACCAAGGGTGATACCACGTTCTACCACGGCTACACCTTCGGCGGACATCCGGTGGCCGCAGCGGTCGCCATGGCGAACCTCGATATTTTCGAGCGCGAAGGGCTGAACGCGAATGTGAAGAACAATGCGGATAACTTCAAAGCGACGCTGAGCAAGCTGACCGATCTGGATATCGTCGGCGATGTGCGCGGTGCCGGGTATTTTTACGGGATCGAACTGGTCAAAGACAAAGCCACCAAGCAGACCTTTAACGACGATGAGTCCGAACGTCTACTGCGTGGCTATCTCACTCCTGCCCTGTGGGAGGCGGGTTTGTATTGTCGTGCCGATGACCGTGGCGACCCGGTCATCCAGCTGGCCCCGCCGATCACCATCGGACAACCGGAATTTGATCAGATCGAATCCATCCTCCGTTCGGTACTCAGTGAGGCTGCGAACAAGATTTAG